The Pseudomonadota bacterium genome segment GAGGTGTTTGCGAGCTTCGAGTTAACTACTCCCCGTGGCCGGGAGTCGTGATGGTCGTCACATCGTGTGGTCGTGATTCGGCCGCTCAACCGGCTTGCGGCGCTGCTATGCGCCAGGCACTGTTCGGGGAAGGCGGCCGGGGATGGAGCGAGGCGGATGGATAGGGAAGAGCACGCGCGAGAGGATGGCCTCAGCACCCTCGCCGTGGCCAACTATCGCTCCCTGCGTGAGTTGATCGCGCCCTTGGGCGGGCTGAACGTGGTCTGTGGCCCCAACGGCAGCGGTAAGTCCAATCTCTATCGCGCCCTGCGCCTGCTGGCCGCCGCGGCGAGCGATGGTCCCGTAGCCCCGCTCGCGCGTGAAGGTGGCCTGTCTTCCGTGCTGTGGGCCGGGCCGGAAACCGTCGGCGCCCGCATGCGCCGCGGCGAAGTGCCCGTGCAGGGGCAACCACGCCAGCACGTGGTGCGCCTTCGCCTGGGATTCGGCGGTGAGGACTTCGGCTACGCGATCGGTCTGGGCTTGCCCGAATCCACCCCACAGGTGGTGCTGGCCGACGGCAGCCGACGCACGTCGCATTTCGGCCGGGATCCTCTGATCAAGCACGAGTGCATCTGGGCGGGGCCCGCCTGGCGTCCCGCCTCGACCTTGCTCGAACGGCGCGGTCCGATGGTGCGTGTTCGCCGCGGCCGCGAGTGGCACGTGGTGACCCAGCACATGAGCGGCTTCGACAGCGTGCTCACGCACCTCGCCGATCCTGACCAGGCGCCCGAAGTACTCACCCTGCGAGAGCGCATGCGTGCGTGGCGCTTTTACGATCACCTTCGCACCGACGCCGATGCCCCCGCGCGCCAGCCCCAGGTGGGCACGCGCACCACGGCGCTGGACGACGAGGGCCGCCACCTCGCCGCCGCCTTGGAGACGATTCGCGAGATCGGTGATGTCGCGGCCCTGGACGACGCCATCGACTACGCGTTCCCCGGAGCAGCGGTGGACGTGCAGGCGAGCGAGGCGGGTTGGCTGTCCGTGCGCCTCAACCAGCCGGGGCTGCTGCGCCCCCTCGACGCGAGCGAGCTGTCCGACGGCACGCTGCGCTACCTGCTACTGGTAGCGGCGCTGCTCACGCCACGACCGCCGCCCCTGATGGTGCTGAACGAGCCGGAAACGAGTCTGCACCCGGACCTATTGCCTGCCTTAGCCAGACTGATCACCACCGCATCGGCGCGCACTCAGGTGTGGGTGGTCTCCCACGCCTCGCGTCTGATCGCCGCGCTGGAAGCCGCGCCGCACTGCCAGACCTTGCAGCTCGAGCGCGAGCTGGGTGAGACGGCGGTGTGCGGTCAGTCGATGCTCGATCAGCCGACCTGGCGCTGGCCCGAAGGGCGCAAGTAGAGCTGGTCATCATCCGTGACGATGACCAGCTCGCACTTTATGGCGAAAAGTACTCTGTAGCATTGACCCCAGGTAGGCGTTTCGATAGGGTCGCGACCATGGCTACCCCTCAGACTCAAGCCCCGACGGCGTTGCGCAGCGCGGCTGAAGTCAATCTGCGCTACATCCGCGCCACCATGGCGTCGGGCGGTGCCTTCACCTCCGTGTCCGGAGCGGCGACGGTCTTCGCTGGGGTGATGGCGTGCGTGGCGGGTATCCTGACCCTCAGCATGGCCTCGCTCGCCGACTGGTGGCCGTTCATCTGGCTCGCTGCTGCCGCTATCGCCGGTCCGGCGGGCATCTTCATGATGATGCGCAAGGCGGCACGCAATGGCGCGAGCATGGTGGCGCAGGGGGTAGGGCGACGCTTCCTGTTCGCGCTGCTGCCCGGCTTTTTGGCCTGTGGCACTTTGTCGATCGCGATGCTCTCGCGCGGACAGCTGACGCTGGTGGCGGCGACTTGGTTGTTGGGCTATGGCGCCAGCGTATGTGCCGCCGGCGCCGTGTCCGTGCGTGCGGTCCGCGTGCTCGGACTGCTGTGCCTCGCCTGTGGCCTGCCGTGCGTCGTGCTGGAGGTGCCTCAACAGCAGTATTGGCTAATCGCCGGCTTCGGCCTGTCGCACATCGCTGTCGGCGCGTACATCTGGAGGGAGCACGGTGGCTGAGTCGAGCAAGCGTAGCGCCACGCGGAGATCGCCCGCAGAGGGAGAGGCGGGCGAGCGCAAGCGTGCAGCGCTCGATGCGGTGAGCAGCAGCATCGGCAAGGGGCCGGACAGCGATCACGACCGGCTGATCTACGAGCGTATTCGCCTCGGTATCGTCAGCGCGCTGGCAGTGCACGATATGCTGACGTTCTCCGAGTTGAAGCAACTGTTTGGTCTCACGGACGGCAATCTCGCCGGCCATGCGCGCAAGCTGGAACAGGCGGGCTACGTCTCCTGTCGCAAGGTGTTCGAGGGGCGCAGTCCGCGCAGCGAATACCGTCTGCTGGCGAAGGGCCGGCGGGCCCTCGAGCGCTACCTCGAGCACATGGAGTCACTGATCGCCGCGACCCGGCATAGCTGACCCCTTTCATTGCCTATTCACTCTGTAGTGCAAAGTACTATGCGGAAAACACCGGCGCACGTCGCCATCATCATGGACGGCAACGGTCGCTGGGCCACCCGCCGAGGTCTGCCGCGAAGCGCCGGACACCGCCGGGGAGCCAAGGCCGTGCGCCGCATCGTCGAGTGTGCGGTCGAGCGGCAGGTGGCGGAACTCACCCTGTTCGCGTTCTCCAGTGACAACTGGCAGCGACCCCTCGGCGAGACGACCGTGCTCATGGCCCTGTTTCAGGAGTACCTGCGGCAGGAAGTGCGTACCTGCCTCGAGCAGGGGATCGCCCTCGAGGTGATCGGTCGACGCGATCGCCTGGGCAGGGCCTTGCGCGGCGCCATCGATGCGGCGGAGGCGGCCACCGCGGAGGGTGACCGTATGCGGCTGCGGATCGCCGTGGACTACTCCAGCCGCGAGAGCGTCGAGCGCCTGGCGAGCGGCGGCGCGGTGGCCAACCGCCCGTCGATCCCCGGGCGACCGCCGTCGGAGAAATCCCATGACGCATCTCACCTACGCGATCGCCT includes the following:
- a CDS encoding AAA family ATPase — encoded protein: MDREEHAREDGLSTLAVANYRSLRELIAPLGGLNVVCGPNGSGKSNLYRALRLLAAAASDGPVAPLAREGGLSSVLWAGPETVGARMRRGEVPVQGQPRQHVVRLRLGFGGEDFGYAIGLGLPESTPQVVLADGSRRTSHFGRDPLIKHECIWAGPAWRPASTLLERRGPMVRVRRGREWHVVTQHMSGFDSVLTHLADPDQAPEVLTLRERMRAWRFYDHLRTDADAPARQPQVGTRTTALDDEGRHLAAALETIREIGDVAALDDAIDYAFPGAAVDVQASEAGWLSVRLNQPGLLRPLDASELSDGTLRYLLLVAALLTPRPPPLMVLNEPETSLHPDLLPALARLITTASARTQVWVVSHASRLIAALEAAPHCQTLQLERELGETAVCGQSMLDQPTWRWPEGRK
- a CDS encoding transcriptional regulator, with translation MAESSKRSATRRSPAEGEAGERKRAALDAVSSSIGKGPDSDHDRLIYERIRLGIVSALAVHDMLTFSELKQLFGLTDGNLAGHARKLEQAGYVSCRKVFEGRSPRSEYRLLAKGRRALERYLEHMESLIAATRHS
- the uppS gene encoding polyprenyl diphosphate synthase, with the protein product MRKTPAHVAIIMDGNGRWATRRGLPRSAGHRRGAKAVRRIVECAVERQVAELTLFAFSSDNWQRPLGETTVLMALFQEYLRQEVRTCLEQGIALEVIGRRDRLGRALRGAIDAAEAATAEGDRMRLRIAVDYSSRESVERLASGGAVANRPSIPGRPPSEKSHDASHLRDRLAALVHARQPISDVDLLIRSGGERRLSDFLLLECAYAELHFTDVLWPDFTAQDFADAIEAFALRNRRFGRLGDAPATAKASRVHRAR